CTAAAGAAGTTTATGCTTACTACAAGTAGCAAGAAATATCAGACGGAGTCTCCCTCTGAACGTGTGCACAATCGCAGGTTACTTAAGTGTGCGCTTGAAAATCAGAGGATGTTTTATTAAGGGTAATGCAAAGTGTAGAGTGACACCAAACTTAGCCGCCTTCTATTTTCCCAGAGCGTTTATTTGTGGAACAGGAAGAAGTTCTTCATGTGGTGCATCTTTTTATAAGTGAATCTATATTGAGCTCACTGTGCTATGGAATGAACAAAgtacatactgtagatagaaaaagaaaaatgtaaaagtatcgtaaagatgaaaagaagaaaaaacataaattccattttatttttgtctcattAGAGTGAACTTGTATGAGCtcatcaaaaaaaacaacttccagGGCTTCAGTCTCGCTCTCATTCGCCGCTTCACCCACGCTCTTCTCAGGTGCCTGCAGATGCTGCACAGGGAAAAGATAATCCACTGTGACCTCAAACCGGTACTGACTCACTCTTATACTTATTCTTGTGATATAGAATATGAAAACCCATTTAAAATATAGTCAACAAAACCTGATGTTGGCCACACCTTTAGCCTGAATGTATGTCCCCAGATCAACTGTGTGGATTTTGCTCCACCTTGTGGAGCAGTATAATATATTGCAGCAGCATTATATAAAAGTGTTTGTTCTTCTACTTGTGAACAGGAAAACATCCTTCTGTCTCAGAGAGGGCCGGGGAACATCAAGGTGGTTGACTTTGGATCGAGTTGTTATGAACAACAAAGAGGTAAGAGCATAAAACTCCACAAAAAGAATAATGTAACTATACTTTTTACTATGGGTGGGGAAAAATTGTGTCATGTACGTatgtattttgaatttttagcaacaatttaaaaaatgtattcccCCCAGAATCGTTTTTTATACCAATGATTGGCCTCAATATTATCTTTTTATACTGTTCCGACAAAGGCGATGCCATTTCTGTTCCAGTAAAACAGACAGGAAGCAgaaaatgctgaaaatacatgttgtgtacttctttacaaacaaagaaatgtcggactaactgactgacatgtgaggtgcattcattttagaaaataattagtttttagaattgtctcatgatatattgtttCCAGAAATGTATCATTCAAGttactatatactatactattgcATTGCAATATTTCTAGAATCACAATGAATAAAATagcaatacaaatcaaatcggCACCCATGTAGAGTGAAGCAATCACACAGCATATCATCCCAGCCCGTTGGGATATGGTCCACAAAACTTCTATCTTCTTTATTCTATCCTGAGACCTCCCTCACagtctcttctttcttttccattaGTGTACACCTACATCCAGAGTCGCTTCTACCGCTCTCCAGAGGTTATCCTGGGTCACCCCTACAGCATGGCCATCGACATGTGGAGTCTGGGTTGCATCCTTGCTGAACTCTACACAGGCTATCCTCTCTTTCCAGGAGAGAGCGAAGTGGAGCAGATCTCCTGCATAATGGAGGTATGACATGGAATTAATTGTGtgttcacatactgtatatttttgcaGTGGCtttacatttcccaaaatgtaaagGAATTACATTTATACAATATGGGCTGTTGAGTTGCTTCAGTGATGTTTTTGATTCACAGGTTTTTGGGATGCCTCCGAATGATTTTGTTCAATCAGCATCAAGGAGGAGGTTGTTCTTTGGTGAGAATTTGTCTTCAGTTTCAGTTTCATCTTATTTCAGTGGATATTTGATATGTTGCACCATATACAATGTAGACTACAGCATTTTCTCAATGGCATCATAAGATAAATGAAGGTGTTAGGTAACGCTAGGAACAATTgtgactattattattactgttcatcacacccccaaccggtcagacaccgcctactaAGACCTTGGGTCTGTCCCCTAAAAGAATGTTTTCCTCACCACCCAAGGTGTCTCCTTAAGAGGGAGCtttttctcgccactgtcgcGCTAAATatttgctcttgggggaattactggaattgtagggtctttgtaaattataaagtgtggtctaaacctactttatctgtaaagtgtcttgagataactcttgttatgatttcatactataaataaaattgacttgaattgaattaaattgaatttgacAGACGGTAGATCAGTACTGTGTTTGATCATTGTGTGCAGACTCAAAAGGAAACCCCAGGAACATCACTAACAGTaaggggaagaagaggagacCCAACTCCAAGGAGCTGTCCGCTGCTTTGAAAACGAATGACGCTTTGTTCTTAGACTTCATCAAACGCTGCCTCACGTATGTTCCCCCTAAACATCTTTCAAACGACTTTTTATCAAGTAGGCTCCAGTGATACTTAATTAAAGGTCAAATACAAATCTCCACTTATatactaaatgtttttttctgtgtgtgttttcagttggGATCCAACCAAACGTATGACTCCGGATGAGGGGTTACAGCATGAGTGGATCCTGGAGGGAAATTTCAATAAAGTCCGGCCGAGAGCCAGGCCCACAGTGAAGAAGGCCTCCGACATCTCAACCAGCAATCCTGGTAAGAGTACTATTCGTTTCATCATCCATTCTATATACTTCCAATAATTACCACATTACCCATAATACCCACAGCATTTTGAAGTAAAAGTAAGaattaaaatacagaaaacagcTCAAATAAAGCAAAGACTTGCCTTACAAATCTGTACAGTTGAGGTTGAATGTGTACACACTGTTCACCCTGAGCAACtatgatctgatctgatctgagcAGACATACCATAAGAGGTGTTTTGAATTCATCTTGAGCCGACATTCAATGTTGTTTGTTTCCATGGTACAGCGGAGAAAGCAAGCTCAGAGAGCAACACAAATGACAAGCTGGAGAGAGAGGGTTCAGCCACAGGAACAACGATGGCCCCTACCGAGCGTTTGCGGCCCATCGGGGCCTCCGCGGAAGAGGAGGTGTGTGAGAATGAGGATTCCAAGCAGCAAGAAGGAGGTGGAGAGAGGCCTGTTCACATCATCATCAAGCCTCAAGAGGAAGTGggcacagagaggaaagacagcCAGGGGCTGTCTCAGAGTTTGCCACCCATCATGTAACAGTCAAACGGGAATCGTGCTGCGTTCAAGTGGCAAGTGTCCCACTCCCCAACTGAGAGAGATTGAGTCGGTGGAAGTAGAAGTGAATGGACAGCTGACAGAAAGTTGACAGGAATTAGTTTGGCCCTGCACACACAATACAAGAAAAGATCCTTCATGTTCTCATTCATTACAAACACTGCCGTGATGCTTCTGTGTCTACATGacgtcacaaaaaaacatgttagaGAAGTCCAAGAATAGTCTGAGTTGATGTTTTCTATAGCCAGGTAGGAAACCAACCCGTTTCCACATGCTCTGAACTGAATATGGATGTATGGAGGCGATACACTGATCAGCTACATAGAGGGACATcttctatttattgttttaaatatacagtcatagtgttttcttttattctgtgGAACTTTGAGTTTAAATGACAGTGAAGTCCATCCACCAGCTGTACCTTTGTTTATAAAGGAGTTAAGTTGCAGTTGCAGGCATTCTGTTTAAATGTGTCACGATTAAGACACCAAGCTGTCTGCCACATAGGAATGCAAATGTTGACTTTAGATCACATGGTTGAAAACCTTTCATAGCACAGCATCACCTTTTTTTGGTTGCTGTCGCCTGTACTAGTTATTGAACCCAATCTTTGCTGGGCATTGAAATCTTTAACAAACAGGTAAGACCACAAACACTTTTACTTTTCTAAGTCTTCATGTTAAAAACCAAAGTAGGTGACTTTAAAGGGTGCATGTGTATAACACTGATcaaatctttgtttttgcattttactCTTTCATAACGGTACAATATGTTTAAGAAGTGTGTGCAATACAGGCTGagccaaaaaaatgtttttttaaatcatgttaaagaaataattgtcatgttctttttaatcatAGAATGTAGTTGATGACATATAGATTATTAACGgtttcatgtatttattgtgGAACATTTTTGATCCTGTTGCATTTTTGTTTCACAATTTAATTCAACAatcataaaatatgtatttgtaatagaatgtattgtatatatatttctgcCGTAATTtcctatgtatgtatgtctaatACAGAACATATTTGTTGAAGGTTTAGACAAGGTTTTACTTGTTGTGTTGTTACTGTATGAAATATTTTGTATGTCTGTggtatttataacattttttttatatattagaaacaaaaagacaatcCTGCTATTGATAGTTTGTGCCTTGCAGTATTAAACATCTTGCACTTTACTATTGTGTGTGAACACCTGAATTAGAAACCGGATTCTTCTTACCTGTCAAACAGACAATGGTTCATACTACCCTGCCAGGTTCccttttatttgacaaaattaTGTCTAATCTAATGTGACAGAACATGATGAAACAATTGTTTCattattaatcattttttaataatgatTTAGTCACCAACAGAGATAGAATTGTAATCTAATATAGACCTGTGCCCTTGCTATCTATCAGCTGAGCAACAAGAGATCCCGAGAGGGTGGATTGTAgctgaaatacaaaaagttACGATACTGTAgttatgtacatttttttgtctttttgtcttttatgatTAAATAAAAGGTTGTTTCAAAGAGCATATGCtttcatattttgtaatttgtatcttacatttttgtgtttatgttttcaacatttgaaatgatgCTGAGGGATTGTTGGCACATTGTTCAATTCGGAATCAGACCACAGACTACAAGCAGTTTAAAACTGTACCCTTTAGTTGTAAGGTGTACAGTAGTAGGCTAATTGTTTTCACATCCTGTTGCTTCATACAGTAAGTATGTAGTTtgggcagtggtggcctaaggCTTAAAGAAGCAAGCTTGTGACTGGGGGGTCACCTGCTCAAATCCCCAGACCGAGGGGATAAAGTCTGAGTGTGGAAAGTGAGAGAGTAGTGTCATGGGGGTAAGCCAGCCTCCACAAAGCGTACCTCCTGTGGAACCGTTTTGTTGCTAACAAGCTATCACCCACCGTTaacatcccattgactgccatgcattttggcaccactttgacagcgaataacttcacatctgaagcgtttaaagactctatttgtgccttgtttatttctaaagaatcACGAGAATGTAGAAAAGGTTCCATTACCTTGTTTCTCACGTCATGGCTCTGTAGCTGACGTTTTTGTagaaataggctaacgattgtgtcataaccatgcAACTTTCTGTTGCATAGTAGACAAATTTACGTACAGTACAGAATAAGCTAGGAGGCAGATTTGCAttacattagctgttttagtttaattactaatgttaactagcattttagttagcaatacgCCTGTAGGCtacctatgttatctcctaacaaatacctacgctctccgtctttgcaagatttggaatgattgagattttccttggcacagctaccagaagttTTAGAACTTTCAAACAGGTTGCTCAAAAAGCAAATCTAcatcttcaagctcagttggaggctgtgcagtaacgctcagccatcactggaaaagtgcttgTAATAGACTTCACTCATCTCCGTGGAAATCTACGgcgttttttttaactgtctatgagcAGCGCTTGTTTACCACTAAggtgcctttgagcaaggcccttaaccccaaccactccagtggagctgctcagtggccagtagatcagactgtggttgtgcTGGGCAGCTTTCAGGtatgaatgtggaactgtgtgaatgtgacaggtcGTCGTTCCAAATGGAAATTTGTTCTCTATcgacttacctggataaataaatggtttttaaaaaataagtcacCGATAAATAGATAATTTAATTCTAAGTTAGAATTGTAAAATGATTTTGACTATGCATtttataaacacatttaaaaataacgGTTTTTGTGTGCCAGCAACTGGAGCTCTGGTTGGCCGGTTGAGACATATGTGGCACAGTGCCACCACTGGCTGCTATGTGCAGGGACACTGTCCCTGGGACAAGTAGTGGCAAAAGTGGCTTGAGCCCTCATTACATTGAATTATTCAGTGCATCATAAATGCTTATTTAAAATCAACACATctattttttatactttatataaGATAAGAAGATAAGCTTGCAATGGTAGGCCTTCTATTTCTATGGCCTATACATAGCCTATTCAAGTGGCACACTCCATACTCCATAGTGTGGGGTCAGTCAGATACAATTTTGGCTAAAAAGATACTGGGAGACAGAAATCATAATTTTTAGTGCATCATAACTTCATTATATGTGATAGAAATAACTCAATTTCACACGTCCTCTGAGGCCTTCCATAAAATGCATGTTGCCCATTGACTATGAGATATGAACAACTTCATTATGTGATAGAAATTCCTAAATTCCATATGTCCTCTGAGGCCTTCTTTAACATGTATGTTGCCCATTGACTATATGCTAttagacattttttatttgaaaacctTTTTCATTGTTAAAACTGAGGTTGTATTTCATAGACTTGTGTCTGCATattgacaaaacatttttgggaTACGTTTTGTATTGTTAGGACCACgagctttttttgtaaaatgttaaaaattaaaCTGTCGTAAAATGCAACCGTCTATGGTAAAATGATGTGTGAGTATTTTGACCCACACGCTATGCCGTAGTCGGAAAGATGGCGACCTTAGCGCTGGTTAGCCgtcctgtgggtgtccttccaAAG
This genomic stretch from Etheostoma spectabile isolate EspeVRDwgs_2016 chromosome 8, UIUC_Espe_1.0, whole genome shotgun sequence harbors:
- the dyrk4 gene encoding dual specificity tyrosine-phosphorylation-regulated kinase 4 isoform X1; its protein translation is MSAPNKSSEKRTSKNKLGKLLKERKGTFPLLIKTSRPEAFPHPHRLPAEGNRLGTNRPCSQKFGPGVGTLPQLEPPVVQVVVSNAKNQHQPSDNILPQITNKGVQNNYQTHPDERSKPAQQFSTRFGSTLDKVSVSRNTKIISNKLEKEKAYEGQRLPMSPLEALKNFQDRLTEFEQEEIMDYAEIWFLGQGSQKIEGSQGTPQNSGYDDEHGSYVRVLHDHIGYRFEVLEVIGKGSFGQVLKCLDHKNNELVAIKMIRNKKRFHHQALVELKILDVIKRKDKDNLHNVIHMKEYFYFRNHLCISFELLGVNLYELIKKNNFQGFSLALIRRFTHALLRCLQMLHREKIIHCDLKPENILLSQRGPGNIKVVDFGSSCYEQQRVYTYIQSRFYRSPEVILGHPYSMAIDMWSLGCILAELYTGYPLFPGESEVEQISCIMEVFGMPPNDFVQSASRRRLFFDSKGNPRNITNSKGKKRRPNSKELSAALKTNDALFLDFIKRCLTWDPTKRMTPDEGLQHEWILEGNFNKVRPRARPTVKKASDISTSNPAEKASSESNTNDKLEREGSATGTTMAPTERLRPIGASAEEEVCENEDSKQQEGGGERPVHIIIKPQEEVGTERKDSQGLSQSLPPIM
- the dyrk4 gene encoding dual specificity tyrosine-phosphorylation-regulated kinase 4 isoform X2, whose translation is MLPEINNKTSRPEAFPHPHRLPAEGNRLGTNRPCSQKFGPGVGTLPQLEPPVVQVVVSNAKNQHQPSDNILPQITNKGVQNNYQTHPDERSKPAQQFSTRFGSTLDKVSVSRNTKIISNKLEKEKAYEGQRLPMSPLEALKNFQDRLTEFEQEEIMDYAEIWFLGQGSQKIEGSQGTPQNSGYDDEHGSYVRVLHDHIGYRFEVLEVIGKGSFGQVLKCLDHKNNELVAIKMIRNKKRFHHQALVELKILDVIKRKDKDNLHNVIHMKEYFYFRNHLCISFELLGVNLYELIKKNNFQGFSLALIRRFTHALLRCLQMLHREKIIHCDLKPENILLSQRGPGNIKVVDFGSSCYEQQRVYTYIQSRFYRSPEVILGHPYSMAIDMWSLGCILAELYTGYPLFPGESEVEQISCIMEVFGMPPNDFVQSASRRRLFFDSKGNPRNITNSKGKKRRPNSKELSAALKTNDALFLDFIKRCLTWDPTKRMTPDEGLQHEWILEGNFNKVRPRARPTVKKASDISTSNPAEKASSESNTNDKLEREGSATGTTMAPTERLRPIGASAEEEVCENEDSKQQEGGGERPVHIIIKPQEEVGTERKDSQGLSQSLPPIM